From one Catenuloplanes nepalensis genomic stretch:
- a CDS encoding HD domain-containing phosphohydrolase — protein sequence MAGSGGSPRILLVDDEPDLLDGLRRQLRREFDVETAVGAANGLFTLGKGAPFEVIVSDFMMPGINGAQFLAAAKKAVPSATRMLLTGHTNLADAALTVNQGGVFRMLLKPVDPETMSAALRDCVAQHRLVVAERELLEQTLRGSVQALTEVLSLVSPAGFGRGTRMRRVASAILDVVEVEDRWAAELAVQMSQLGVVSLPPAVADRLAAGAELSEAEQAMTDRMTEVAEQLISPIPRLGVVAEAIRYSRKGFDGSGPPQDGTAGESIPFGGRLLHLVEAHDELLSGGAVPAVAIATLRSQAGRYDPVLLEALATVAAAAGGVRGVALAELQCGMVLAAPVTSLSGVLLVNAGPEVTPGLLTRLRNFAELEDGVAEPLMVLDPQQVSPPDPGATG from the coding sequence ATGGCTGGATCGGGTGGCTCGCCGCGCATCCTGCTGGTGGACGACGAACCGGACCTGCTCGACGGCCTGCGCCGGCAGCTGCGGCGGGAGTTCGACGTCGAGACCGCGGTCGGCGCCGCGAACGGGTTGTTCACGCTCGGCAAGGGCGCGCCGTTCGAGGTCATCGTCTCCGACTTCATGATGCCCGGCATCAACGGCGCCCAGTTCCTGGCCGCGGCGAAGAAGGCGGTGCCGTCCGCGACCCGGATGCTGCTGACCGGGCACACGAACCTCGCGGACGCGGCGCTCACGGTCAATCAGGGCGGCGTGTTCCGGATGCTGCTCAAGCCGGTCGACCCGGAGACGATGAGCGCGGCGCTGCGTGACTGCGTGGCACAGCACCGGCTGGTCGTCGCGGAGCGTGAGCTGCTGGAGCAGACCCTGCGGGGCAGCGTGCAGGCGCTGACCGAGGTGCTGTCGCTGGTCAGCCCCGCCGGTTTCGGCCGGGGTACGCGGATGCGCCGCGTGGCGTCCGCGATCCTGGACGTCGTCGAGGTCGAGGACCGGTGGGCGGCCGAGCTGGCCGTGCAGATGTCGCAGCTCGGCGTGGTGTCGCTGCCGCCGGCGGTGGCCGACCGGCTGGCCGCGGGCGCCGAGCTCAGCGAGGCCGAGCAGGCGATGACCGACCGGATGACCGAGGTCGCGGAGCAGTTGATCTCGCCGATTCCGCGGCTGGGCGTGGTCGCGGAGGCGATCCGCTACTCCCGGAAGGGCTTCGACGGCTCGGGGCCGCCGCAGGACGGCACGGCCGGGGAGTCGATCCCGTTCGGTGGCCGGCTGCTGCACCTGGTCGAGGCGCACGACGAGCTGCTGTCCGGCGGCGCCGTCCCGGCCGTGGCGATCGCGACGCTGCGTTCCCAGGCCGGCCGCTACGACCCGGTGCTGCTGGAGGCGCTGGCCACGGTCGCCGCCGCGGCCGGTGGGGTGCGCGGGGTCGCGCTGGCCGAGCTGCAGTGCGGGATGGTGCTGGCCGCGCCGGTGACGAGCCTGTCCGGCGTGCTGCTGGTCAACGCGGGGCCGGAGGTCACGCCAGGCCTGCTGACCCGGCTGCGGAACTTCGCCGAGTTGGAGGACGGCGTGGCCGAGCCGCTGATGGTGCTGGACCCGCAGCAGGTCAGCCCGCCCGATCCCGGCGCCACC
- a CDS encoding diguanylate cyclase domain-containing protein codes for MTPVRSLLRTAGFAGLYVIAAYAGRLTVMDGTNLSLVWPAAGVSAVWFLAQRTSRYRWADVLALSAVTMAVNMATGASATLSLFFVAANLAQAFVFVLLFRRWLGHLWGGGGDRPLARLHELWRLVAASLLSTASGALIGPTGVWVINGVYSWSATAVWMTRNTVSILLIGTAGIRLGHLLHQHFAVHRRSTGGLRTAWTVMPFSRKGEYLAVVVLSAAGYYAVFGADHGLPLAFVVLVMTVWAGLRLHTAFVIVHDVTFGSAAVLFTLHHSGVFASIAEHATRALVAQLFVGIIAVVGLALALGRDERTALIDDLRAERHAAAGQAELMTAIIDAMSEGLTVIDERGRFLLRNSASRRLLGGVVSATETLAKPDFYGLFHPDGTPMSVAEMPHRRALAGEDVAGVDILVRNAGIPEGRIVSVSSVALTGRREGHRCAVTVFHDVTAERRHRDELSAFAGVVAHDLLNPLATIDGWTGLLTGTFDDAPDDPIAVEAADGMHRIQRAADRMRHMINDLLAYTTARDATIRATDVDLGAVVTDIASARIDQARSNRAVVPLFRLADMHHVHADRALVRQLLDNLISNGIKYVADGVVPELTIGTAIVDGMVAVTVADNGIGIPAGEHENIFDNFHRAHRTAEYAGTGLGLGICKRIVERHGGAITVTGNPDGPGSRFTFTLPADDSTTAPPAPQHRRTTDGDARPARERREPVIAPAPDGPAEPPGEGFQQTARLVLDYLHDEMPLAFWAITRVEDGRQSYLYLDADNGYGLRQGDSHPWEDSYCSHMAAGRAPAVAADARAVPAYAKAAINDVIDIGTYAGAVITEPDGTLFGAICGLDPQTQAADSRIARAEPLLALLGHLLTTALAADRAQDRATHAMLREHLSAETDALTGLPNRRAWHRLLDEARSRYERLADPTAVAMLDLDNLKAINDGQGHAAGDAYIAAAATAVRAALRDTDIVARLGGDEFGLLLPRCTTTDADLIIARVYAALDAAGVSASIGWAPVTMQAGFDTALAQADAAMYATKHQRQRSLPTDRGAP; via the coding sequence GTGACCCCGGTCCGGTCGTTGCTGCGCACCGCGGGCTTCGCCGGCCTGTACGTTATCGCCGCCTATGCCGGGCGGCTGACCGTCATGGACGGCACGAACCTGAGTCTGGTGTGGCCCGCCGCGGGGGTCTCGGCGGTGTGGTTCCTCGCCCAGCGCACGTCGCGCTACCGCTGGGCCGACGTCCTCGCGCTGTCCGCGGTGACGATGGCCGTGAACATGGCCACCGGCGCGTCCGCGACGCTGTCCCTCTTCTTCGTCGCGGCGAACCTGGCGCAGGCCTTCGTGTTCGTCCTGCTGTTCCGCCGCTGGCTGGGTCACCTGTGGGGTGGTGGCGGCGACCGGCCCCTGGCGCGGCTGCACGAACTGTGGCGCCTGGTCGCGGCGTCGCTGCTGAGCACCGCGTCAGGTGCGTTGATCGGCCCCACCGGCGTGTGGGTGATCAACGGCGTCTACTCCTGGTCGGCGACCGCGGTCTGGATGACCCGCAACACCGTGAGCATCCTGCTCATCGGCACCGCCGGCATCCGCCTCGGGCACCTGCTGCACCAGCATTTCGCCGTCCACCGTCGCTCTACGGGCGGACTGCGGACGGCCTGGACGGTGATGCCGTTCTCGCGCAAGGGCGAGTACCTCGCCGTCGTGGTGCTGTCCGCCGCCGGCTACTACGCGGTCTTCGGCGCCGACCACGGGCTGCCGCTGGCGTTCGTGGTCCTCGTGATGACGGTGTGGGCCGGCCTGCGCCTGCACACCGCGTTCGTCATCGTGCACGACGTGACCTTCGGCTCGGCCGCGGTGCTGTTCACCCTGCACCACTCCGGCGTGTTCGCGTCCATCGCCGAGCACGCCACCCGCGCGCTGGTCGCACAGCTGTTCGTGGGCATCATCGCCGTGGTCGGCCTGGCCCTCGCGCTGGGCCGCGACGAACGCACCGCGCTCATCGACGACCTCAGGGCGGAACGCCACGCGGCCGCCGGCCAGGCCGAGCTGATGACCGCGATCATCGACGCGATGAGCGAAGGACTCACCGTCATCGACGAGCGCGGCCGGTTCCTGCTGCGCAACTCCGCCTCCCGGCGCCTGCTGGGCGGCGTCGTCAGCGCCACGGAAACGCTCGCCAAGCCGGACTTCTACGGGCTGTTCCACCCCGACGGCACCCCGATGAGCGTCGCCGAGATGCCCCACCGCCGCGCCCTCGCCGGTGAGGACGTCGCCGGCGTCGACATCCTGGTCCGTAACGCCGGCATCCCGGAGGGGCGGATCGTGAGCGTGAGCTCCGTGGCGCTCACCGGCCGGCGGGAAGGCCACCGCTGCGCCGTCACCGTGTTCCACGACGTCACCGCCGAACGCCGCCACCGCGACGAGCTCAGCGCGTTCGCGGGTGTCGTCGCCCACGACCTGCTCAATCCGCTGGCCACGATCGACGGCTGGACCGGGCTGCTCACCGGGACCTTCGACGACGCCCCCGACGACCCGATCGCCGTCGAGGCGGCCGACGGAATGCATCGCATCCAGCGCGCCGCCGACCGGATGCGGCACATGATCAACGACTTGCTCGCCTACACCACCGCCCGCGACGCCACGATCCGCGCGACCGACGTCGACCTCGGCGCCGTCGTCACCGACATCGCGTCCGCCCGCATCGACCAGGCCCGGAGCAACCGTGCCGTCGTGCCGTTGTTCCGCCTCGCCGACATGCACCACGTGCACGCCGACCGGGCTCTGGTGCGCCAGCTGCTCGACAACCTGATCAGCAACGGGATCAAGTACGTCGCCGACGGCGTCGTCCCGGAGCTCACCATCGGCACCGCGATCGTCGACGGCATGGTCGCCGTGACCGTGGCCGACAACGGCATCGGCATCCCGGCCGGGGAACACGAGAACATCTTCGACAACTTCCACCGCGCCCACCGCACCGCCGAATACGCCGGCACCGGCCTCGGCCTGGGCATCTGCAAGCGGATCGTCGAACGGCACGGCGGCGCCATCACCGTCACCGGCAACCCGGACGGGCCCGGCTCCCGCTTCACGTTCACGCTGCCCGCCGACGACTCCACGACGGCCCCGCCGGCTCCGCAGCACCGGCGCACGACCGACGGGGACGCCCGGCCGGCCCGGGAACGGCGCGAGCCGGTGATCGCACCGGCGCCCGACGGTCCCGCCGAGCCGCCCGGCGAGGGCTTCCAGCAGACCGCCCGTCTCGTGTTGGACTACCTGCACGACGAGATGCCGCTGGCGTTCTGGGCCATCACCCGCGTGGAGGACGGCCGGCAGAGCTACCTCTACCTCGACGCCGACAACGGCTACGGCCTGCGCCAGGGCGACAGCCATCCCTGGGAGGACAGCTACTGTAGCCACATGGCCGCCGGACGTGCCCCGGCCGTGGCCGCCGACGCACGGGCCGTGCCCGCGTACGCGAAGGCGGCGATCAACGACGTCATCGACATCGGCACCTACGCCGGCGCGGTGATCACCGAACCCGACGGCACCCTGTTCGGCGCCATCTGCGGGCTCGATCCGCAGACCCAGGCCGCCGACTCCCGCATCGCCCGCGCAGAACCGCTCCTCGCGCTGCTCGGCCACCTGCTCACCACCGCCCTGGCCGCCGACCGCGCCCAGGACCGCGCCACCCATGCCATGCTGCGCGAACACCTGAGCGCCGAGACCGATGCGCTGACCGGCCTGCCCAATCGGCGGGCGTGGCACCGCCTGCTCGACGAGGCCCGGTCACGATACGAACGTCTCGCCGATCCCACCGCCGTGGCAATGCTCGACCTGGACAACCTCAAGGCCATCAACGACGGCCAGGGACACGCCGCGGGCGACGCCTACATCGCCGCGGCCGCGACCGCCGTGCGTGCCGCACTGCGCGACACCGACATCGTCGCCCGGCTCGGCGGCGACGAGTTCGGGCTGCTCCTGCCCCGATGCACCACCACCGACGCCGACCTCATCATCGCCCGCGTCTACGCCGCCCTGGACGCCGCCGGTGTCTCCGCCTCGATCGGCTGGGCGCCCGTGACGATGCAGGCCGGCTTCGACACCGCGCTCGCCCAGGCCGACGCCGCGATGTACGCCACGAAACACCAGCGCCAGAGATCGCTGCCCACCGACCGCGGCGCACCGTGA